AATTCATTTTCATACAATTGACCTTGCATTCACCACTCCTGTATGcacaaaatccaaaatcagatctgtagatgttcagCTGATGAAACATTGATCATCTAACAGGTCTAATACAGACCCTCCCAATTTACTCAACCATCTGTTATAGACCTGTTGGTGAAACTAGTCTGGATAAACTGGATCTTAATTGTATTAGGCTGAGATTAAGGGGTCAGGgcaagggttaggattaggttttggattaaggttagggtacgGATTAAgagttttctgtttttctgatgtttGTGTTTAAACACCATTACAGCTCCAAAGAGgaactaccacacacacacacactggtggaGGGAACTGGACCTCTGCATGAAGATTTATACCAAGAAGTGGACGATGTCCTGCACAGAGTTCTAAAGAGACACAAAAGCAGCATGAAGAAGAAATACGAGAGCTTATTTGAGGGAATCAAAATAGAAGAGAATAGAACCCTCCTGAACAGGATTTACACACAGCTCTACAtcatagagggagagagtgaaggagtgaaTGAAGAACATGAGGTTCTACAGATGGAGAAAACACCTAGGAAGTATGTTCACAACACTCCAATCAACTGCTCAGACATCTTTAGACCTCTACAGGATCATAGGGGagaagtaataaacaaaaacatggcAGAACAAAAGAGCATATTTCAACTTTGTAGAGAGTACATAAAAGCTGTATTACcctttaaagaaagaaaagaggataAAGAATCAAAAATACAGAAGCTCAGAATCGTGCTGACTAAAGGCATTGCTGGAATTGGAAAAACTGTCTCTGTGCAGAAGTTCATTCTGGACTGGGCCGAGGGAAAAGCCAATCAGGATGTAGATTTCATGTTTGTTCTTCCGTTCCGGGAGCTGAACTTGATTAAAGACCATCAGTACAGTCTTCATAGACTTCTGTGTGACTTCCATCCTGAGCTTAAAGACCTGGATCCAAAGATCTATGAGGAGATCAAAGCTGTGTTCATATTTGATGGTCTGGATGAAAGCAGAATTCCTCTGAACATTTCACAGCGTAAGAAAATATCTGACATCACCATGACATCATCAGTGGGTGTGTTGATGACAAACCTCATAAAAGGAGTACTGCTTCCCTCTGCTCTAATCTGGATAACCTGCCGACcagcagcagccaatcagatcccTCCTAAACACATCAACCGTGTGACGGAAATCCAGGGATTCAACGACCCACAGAAGGAGGAGTACTTTAGGAAGAGGATCAGTGACCAAGACCAAGCCCAGAAAATCATCTCCCACATTAAGACAGTGAGGAGCCTCCACATCATGTGCCACATTCCCGTCTTCTGCTGGATCTCAGCCACTGTGCTTCAGAGAATCACCAAACAACATCACTCAGAAATCCCTAAAACTCTGACTGAAATGTACTCCCATTTCCTGATCACTCAGACCAATATGAAGAACCAGAAGTATGAGGAGAAAGATGAGAAAGACCCACAGAAACTGTTGGAATCCAATCGAACTATGCTTCTGAAACTGGCTGAACTGGCTTTCAAACAGCTGATGAAGGGCAATGTGATGTTCTATGAagaggacctgagagagagCGGTATTGACGTCACTGAGGCCTCAGTGTTTTCTGGGGTTTTCACTGAGATCTTTAGGGAGGAATGTGTGCTTTACCAGAGGAAGGTCTACTGCTTTGTTCATCTAAGCTTTCAGGAGTTCCTGGCTGCAGTTTATGTATTATACTGCCACAAGAGTGTTAAGATGAAGGAACTGAAGTTCTTTAAACCATGGTATAGAGGAAATGTTTCATTGGATGAGCTGCTGAAGGGAGCTGTGGATAAAGCTATACAGAGTCAGAGTGGACATTTGGATCTTTTCCTCCGTTTCCTGCTGGGCATCTCACTGGAGTCCAATCAGAGACTCCTACAGGGtctactgacacacacacacacacactcagagaaaaCCACAGCGTATATCAAGAGCTTAATCAAAGGAGATTACAGATCTCTTCCTATTGAGAGATCCATCAATTtgttcctctgtctgtctgaaatgAAGGACCAGTCTCTCTCCAGAGAAATTCAGAAGTATCTAAAATTACAGAAACACTCAGAAGTGAAGCTCTCTCCTGGACAGTGTTCAGCACTAACCTGCATGCTTCTGACCTCAGAGAAGGGGCTGGAGGAGCTGGACCTAAAGAAATATAACACATCAGAGGAGGGTTATCGGAGACTGATCCCAGCTGTGACTGTCTGCagaaaagctgtgtgagtgttagATTTATATTAACACAACCTCTACATTTATAAACAATACTTAAGGATTGAAAGGGCCATCAAATTAGTTTgtagataaaaatatatatagttttcTGACCTATTTCTATTCTGgctgttatatatttattaatttatactactgtataaatgtatatcatttattacaaatgtaaatatagttTATTTTAATCACTAAATATCCCAGATTTTTGGCAGTCTAACGTTGAGGCTTAGTGATCAGTTCTATTGAATGCAATGGCGTTTTGATTTTGACATTGGTGTTGACAAATGAATGGAGCCCCCTTGAAGCTAAGGCTTTTATACTAATGATAGACTTCTGACTGCAATTTTATGTTATCTGCaacctttatttataaataacacACCCACAATGCTTATCTGTGCAGCACCATAGTTAGCTTTTTGTATCTTAGGATAGAAAAATTAAACAAGCAAACATATaaattgaaaaaaacaaaacaaaacaatgcaaTTCAAGGATTTACAATTAGGTCGTTAGTCTACACTGACTTGCATTTAATGACAAACAAACTACTACCTGTCAGGATTCTGTCACCTAAAAATAACACACTGATGAATGCAAGTGAGACAACATGTGCCTATTCAAAGCACTCATTTTAGACACTGATATGTCATTAGCCTAACATCTGTCACAATACTGAATCTCACTACCAACATATCACCAATTTATTATCTAACTTTACGTCACCCTACCTCTCCACCTGTCTCTCCTCTGTCTGAACTACTGCACAGTTGTGTTTCTGTCATCTGACAAAATAACACACTGATGCTGCCAACTGAACAGAGAGCAACAACATTTATGGCTTTGCtgagtattattattacaattattgttAAATCTACACATTATCAGTTATGATTTTTCATTGACTGGTAaagaaggttagggttagtagtTAGTATTAGTTTCCACCCATTCTGTATAATAGCCTATGTATTCAATCCccactttttttaaatgcactgTCCCTGACTGAATCAATATGAGCCATGATTTTTATGCACACAGCTGTTGGATGGTGTCTCTCACTCAGCCTATGTGCACATCTAGTTGGTGAGTTTTGGCAGTTCTTACAAATACAAATCAACATCTCACATCAACAATTACTCACAGGAGAACAGGATATCCAGAATAAACTGTTTGTGTGCCGAATACATTGACTAGACAGACCATTGTGTTTTCATTTTTGATCAAAATTATTGCTTGGAACAATTCAGTAGTCACTGGATATTGGTAGGGACATGTCCCTACCCAATTCTACACCCTTGATTGAACGAGCTGTGTAATAGGCTCACAGGGGGAAACAACAAAACTTCAGAAACTACTTCCTTTCAGTATTTAAATCGTTTTTATTAGAGATCTTTGTAAGGGTTTAGTCCACACCGCTGGCCACCAACAGCAAATCAGTGTAGTAAGAAAGCACCTGGAAGCAGCTCTGCAAACTCCATTTCCCAGAAGCCCCAGTGATTACTGCTGATCAGACACACCTGATGGGCTCGGCATAAAAGCTTTCCCAAACAATGGTTCAGTgctgcacctttgtagaggggcagaTGGTATGCTGGTAAAGAGAAAAGCaatgaaagaaatgaaagaaaactaaggacaagagaaaagaaaataagtCAAGTGAATTCTGACTTTAGGAAGGAAACTCTTGGTTTTAAGTGTGAGCTAAACCAAGAGCTTAGCTCATTGCCTTTAAGTTTATTAATTTCTGTGAACAAGTATTTCAGTTGCAGCCTTATTCTCAGCCCCAAGGCTAAGGgtgtttgttgtttattctCTCCCTTTGTTTGAGTAGCCCTTTTGTGTGTCTcctttgtttgttgtttgcGCCTTTTTCACCCCACTGCTACTTGGAGTGTTTTTTCTACTTCTTTTCACACCTCCCCTGTAGTGCAGTGGTAACACTCTGCCTTTTGGTTCAgtgggttgctggttcaaacatGGTTTCCAGGACACTAAGCAAAACACACCCAATCATCCTTGTCCCCTGTTCACCTTTCTGATTATCAatttttcagttcatttatttatctccctgttataataaaaacatttgccAAAAGCTCTGCTCTTGGGTCCACCACCCCCATCCTGTAACAGAAGGGTGCAGCCAATCATTGACCTAGCACAGCTGGAATGACTTAAAGAAGCCAAACAGCATCAGGGCTTGGCTACTGGCTGCCATGAGCAACTGCTGCATCAAATTGTGCAGCAGGTGAGCAAATTATGCAAGCAGCTGCTGCTCAGGCTCCTGTTGCTTGGACTCTCTTACCAGATCCTACTTCCCCCCTCAAGCCTATTCTTGCTGTAGATGGAAAGTCACTGAGTCACACCACACTCAGCCCCTTACACTATGGATGGGCTCACATGTTGCGTGAGTGGAGTTATGTCACCCAGGCCCCTCATCTTCAGTTGGTGTTGGAATACCCCTGGCTTGAACTCCATAACTGTCCCATTAACTGGTGTACCAGGTCTGTGTATGCATGGGGGCCCAACTACCAGGGCAATTGCTTTGGGTTCTCAGCACCCATGTCCGAGGTACAGGCACCTCAGTCTCAGCCAACCTTTTCTCATGTTCCAGAAGTGTACTGGGATCTCAAGGAAGTGTTCAGCAAAGAAAAGGCCCAAGCCCTACCTCCCCATAGGCCATCTGATAGTGCCATCAACCTTGGAATCGGGCTTCATAACACCCTCCTCTTCTCCTGCAGGGGCAAGCTTTTTCTGTGTAGTAAAAAAGAATGGAGGGCTTTGCCCTTGTATTGATTATTGTGGCCTTAATGCAATAACATTTAAGACTGCTACCCCCTTCCTCTTATGCCCACTGCCTTTGAGTCACTCCAGTGGGTTTCCATATTTACCAAGTTGGACCTGCAGAGTGTCTACAAACTCATCTGCATAAGAAAGTGGGATGAGTGAAAGACTGCATTTATCATCCCTTCTAGGTATTACCCAAGTAATGCCCTTTGGGCTCATGAATGTGCCAGCCATCTTCCAATGTTTTATTAATGAGGTGTTAAGGGAGACCCTGGACAGGTTTATATATGTGTACCTCGAtgacattttaatttaaaaccAGCTCCTGTTGGAGAAATGTGTTTCATGCAGACTCTGTGGCCTTCCTGGGCTTTATTGTCTCCAAGGGTGCCCTTCACATGCATCCAGCCAAAGGTAAGGCATTTACTGACTGGCCACATCCCACCTCCCTTAGACTGGTCCAGTGTTTCCCAGAGCTGATTACTAAGAACAAtagaaattaaaagaaaaagagaatgagAATTCCGAATTAAGGATAGAAACTCTGGGTTTAAAGTGGCTCAGCTCACTGCCTTTTAAGTTTATTAATTTGGGAATAAGCCTTTTCTGTTGCAGCCTTATTCTTAGCCCCAATGCTGAGGGCGTTTTATGTGGTACTCTGTTTGTGGTTTATTGTCTCCCTTTTTTTGAGTATGCCATTTTGGTTCTCTTTTGTTTGTTACAGACCTTGCTGTGGGAAAGATAAATGAGGGGGGGATGTACACCTTTTATTTATCAACACTTTGTAATATTTGGGTCGACTCTTAACTCTAAGAATGGCTTTAATGGGTTCTTGAAGGGATGTACAAAAGATGGAACCTCATTCTGTTGACAAGCGATCACCTATACAAACCACCTgcaaacagccaatcagcatcTTGCTTACTGCATGTTTGGATACTTGGATGCAGCAATGAGCTTAATGTAATTGGATTGAATTGTAGGAGAAAATACAAGTTTGGCAGGAGAGTGTGAGATTGAACCGAATTCAAAGAGGGGTATCTGATTATTGGTGTTAAGTCTTTAATCTGTTTCCCCCATAAGACGCAATACTCTTACCCAATTTTAAACATATGTCAGTCTGAGGCATTTATGGTGAATGCTATCAGActgcatactgaataattcaaaataaatgcTATAATGTATAATAGCTAGAGCATAAAAATCAATAAACCTAAACTTGAAAAAGCCACCTTAAGATGTTAATAACAAGATCCATCTTTAATTATTAacaatattgtatattatattatgttgtACATTATAGTCTACTCTTTGCAGACTTGCTGGCTGTTCTCTCACCAAGAACACTTGTGGAGCTCTATGCTCTGTTCTACAATCAGTAAACTCCTCCttgaaagagctggacctcagtaacaatgacctgcaggattcaggagtggagctgctctctgctggactgaagagttcacactgtaaactggagataCTCAGGTAAATAATTAGTAAATTGACTGGAAAAATGTTAAACACACAAATCCTAGACACTGATGACAATAATTTACAGTATGGAGAAAATAGGTTCTCTGAGGTTTTATGTGTCAGAATATATTACAAACATTACGTAAATTCTTTAGAATGTCAGGACATGTGAGCATTAAGAgatgcacgtatttgtcactgtacagtgtacactgtacagcaaaatgtgtcctccgcatttaacccatctggtagtgaacacacactctctcacacacacacacacacacacacacatgtgttgggggcagtgagtacacacacacacacccagagcggtgggcagccaactccagcgcccggggagcagagagggtaaagggccttgctcaagggcccaacagtggcagcttgctgagcccgggaatcgaacccacaaccgttatcgatatcccggcgctctaaccgctgagccaccactgcccctagccACCAGTGCTCCTGCCCATTACATTGCACACAGACTGGTTGGGTCAACCAGCAAAGGGGAGGGGCCATGGTGTAAGAGCTTGGCTTTTAAGATCCTGACACGCTGTAAGCAAGTGGTAGATTCCATGACAATGTGCTAAATTGCTTCAAAAGTTTATTTatgttcctttgaaaactcCATGTTCAAGGAATAGAGCAGGCCGAAAAGCTGGGTAAAAGCAGTAGGGAGGTCTAAAATGTCTGAGAACAATGACCTCTTTCAGCACAATGGCAATATTACGGCAGCTGTTGGAAATGCTTAGGTTAGCTAACTGGCTGGTAgaataatatattttacatatttaaacatgtaaCTATGACAAAGGT
The sequence above is drawn from the Salminus brasiliensis chromosome 11, fSalBra1.hap2, whole genome shotgun sequence genome and encodes:
- the LOC140565117 gene encoding NLR family CARD domain-containing protein 3-like, producing MKKKYESLFEGIKIEENRTLLNRIYTQLYIIEGESEGVNEEHEVLQMEKTPRKYVHNTPINCSDIFRPLQDHRGEVINKNMAEQKSIFQLCREYIKAVLPFKERKEDKESKIQKLRIVLTKGIAGIGKTVSVQKFILDWAEGKANQDVDFMFVLPFRELNLIKDHQYSLHRLLCDFHPELKDLDPKIYEEIKAVFIFDGLDESRIPLNISQRKKISDITMTSSVGVLMTNLIKGVLLPSALIWITCRPAAANQIPPKHINRVTEIQGFNDPQKEEYFRKRISDQDQAQKIISHIKTVRSLHIMCHIPVFCWISATVLQRITKQHHSEIPKTLTEMYSHFLITQTNMKNQKYEEKDEKDPQKLLESNRTMLLKLAELAFKQLMKGNVMFYEEDLRESGIDVTEASVFSGVFTEIFREECVLYQRKVYCFVHLSFQEFLAAVYVLYCHKSVKMKELKFFKPWYRGNVSLDELLKGAVDKAIQSQSGHLDLFLRFLLGISLESNQRLLQGLLTHTHTHSEKTTAYIKSLIKGDYRSLPIERSINLFLCLSEMKDQSLSREIQKYLKLQKHSEVKLSPGQCSALTCMLLTSEKGLEELDLKKYNTSEEGYRRLIPAVTVCRKAVLAGCSLTKNTCGALCSVLQSVNSSLKELDLSNNDLQDSGVELLSAGLKSSHCKLEILRLAVCKLKKKSGEYLGSVLQSVNSSLKELDLSKNDLQDSGVELLSAGLNSSHCKLETLRLAVCNLERKSCENLGSVLQSVNSSLKELDLSNNDLLDSGVELLSAGLNSSHCKLETLRLSGCMVTKEGCCSLTFALQSKSSCLRELDLTYNYPGVFGVILLSDLQKNPHCKLKKLQVDHGVENRMKPGVKKYACELTLDPNTAHALLSLSESNRKVECVRDQFYPNHLSRFEHWQQVLSVESMAGRCYWEADWSGWGVVIAVSYGRIKRKGDGHDSLFGFNNQSWILKYFNNKYSVIHNKKVIGVLPHPHQSGRVGVYVDWPAGTLSFCSVSTYFHTLTRIHTLYTTFTEPLYAGFGVNSNSSVRVCRDRIVSKQYLV